Below is a genomic region from Spartinivicinus marinus.
ACTACACTTGCATTACGAGATGTTATTAATTGTTTTAAATCCAGTTTGTGGGATGAAGAACTACAACACATGGTAACTTATCGCGAAGCAAAGAAATTTTCATCAGTGTAAATTCAGAGCACCTTTTATACAACCTTGCCAGTTATTCTGAATTTCCTGCAAACCTGGTTCGAACATTGTTGAGTTCTTTTTTATTTGCTGGTTAATTTTCTTCACTACCCTAAGATTATCTTGGTTCTTTATTAAAATTTTTTCCATAATCATAACCTGCTGTCACCCCTATCGGTTCCCACTCTTTTAACTGATCCAACGATTCCCATGAAAATGGGGTATCAACAAGATGAAAGAAGACATATGGGTCATAAAGATTCGGGGCTGTATAGTAAAAAAAGGTGGGTTTTTCTTTATAGTAATGGGGCGGCCAATCAGCAACAGCCACACTGATTGTTTCAGCTAAACCGTTGATGCTTATTAAAAATAGACAAGCCACAATGGGCTTTGACATGCCAAAACGAAGTTTTCTCAATGGCCTGAGTAGAGTCATTCATTGCTCTCAATGAACTGCAGTTGCTCCCAACAGCTTAGATGGCTCTAATTGCTATCTCAAACTTTCATAATTAATCAGATATACATACCAGGTCATTAAAGGCATCACTAATAATTATTAGCGGTGCCTTTAGATCACAATGATCTAAAAGTGTACTTGCAAGAATTCCTTACCATCCTTATTGTTAGGATTCCTAACATAGTCAATTAAAGGTCATCCTTTCTGAAAAAAGTTACTTTCTATCACGCGGGTTGTTCTGTCTGTGTCTCTGCAGAAGCACAGGTGCTGGAACTACTTGCTCAGCGATTAAATTAATAAGGTAATTACAATGAAACTCTCTCACTATTTTAGCGTAGCCCCTTTATTTTTAGCTTTATTAAATAACCCTGCCACGGCTGACCAACAGCACCATGGGCATATTTTGGCTGGTAAAAATAAAACGACTCCTGCTGAGTTTGATATTCTCCATGCAAAAGTGGTAACGGATGGTGCCCATTTAGTTTTTCAACAAGAAGTGCGTGGTAAAGCTGGCGTAAAATCCCCCCAAACAGTGGGGAAACTCGCTGGCTCTGAAGTGTATAGCTATGTTTGGCCCACAAAATTAAATAGTTCAACCGTTGGTTTTGAGGCTGATCAGGGCATGTTGGCATTGGCCTTAACAGTTCACCCTGATTTTGATGACACCCCTTTATATGATGAAGATGGGGATGGCAATAAAACCAATGATGGTGATAAATGGCATAGCCACTGGGTAGTATTAGTACCTGATAATGCTTGCGGTAAAGGCGCGTTAAAAGTGAAAGATATTGCCAAAGGAACTCAACCCAAAATGCCAGCGACTTGGCCAGAACTGCCTATATTTATTGATAGCCCTGGCTATGATTTTGATCTAGATAATAGTGAAGTGCTTGTGCGTGTTCCACTCAAAGATCTAGGTTTTCCTAAAGCCTTTAACTTTGATGGGGTAACCGCTGGGCTGAAAGTCAATCAACAAGTTCATGCTCCCCTATTATGCGTGAACAATGTATTTGATGTGGCATCGGGTAATTTAAGCCTGCCAGGTATAAGTCAGTAGCAGTGTTATTATTCATTAATATAGGGCACCTTCAAAAAAGTGCCCTTATGTGTAGAGATTTTCCACATGACTCACTATCGAAAAGCCCCTGAATTAATCGTAGACCAATGGTTAAACACCCAACATCCACTCTCTTTAGCCAAGTTAAAAGGTAAAGTGGTAGTTGTATTTGCTTTCCAAATGCTCTGCCCTGGCTGTGTTGAACACTCACTGCCTCAGGCTAAGCGGGTTCGAGAAACATTTACCACAGAAGATGTGGAAGTCATTGGCTTACATACTGTTTTTGAGCATCATGAAGCCATGGGAAAAGAGAGCTTAAAAGCGTTTTTACATGAATACCGCATTAAATTTCCCGTGGCCATTGATCAGCCTGGTATTCCTAGCCCAATTCCTCAAACCATGGCTACTTATCAAATGCAAGGCACACCCACCTTATTACTGATAGATCGGGATGGTAACTTACGACGCCAGTTTTTTGGGCAAGCCCCCGATATGCCATTGGGTGCTGAAATTATGGCGCTAGTGAAACAAGAAACCAGTACAATAGTGGGTAACAGCACAACGACTGATCATCCAACTGTTTGTACACCTGAAGGATGCCGTTAAATGAATAATGCCTTTGATCCACATGAACAAGCCGCTGACCTCAATGCCAAAATTATCGCGGGGCTTGAGCGCTTGTCTACTGTGTTTCGGGCAGTTATTCAACAGCAGGCCAAAGCTAATCAGCTAACCCCATTACAAACACAACTATTGTTGTTTATAGCCAGCCATCGGGAACACTTATGTACAGTAACCCGTTTAGCTGAAGAGTTTGTCGTTACTAAAGCCACTGTCAGTGATTCAATCCGCGTCTTAGTCGAAAAAGGCTACCTGGCCAAACAAGCAAAAGCAGATCCACGTACGTTTTCATTAATGGTAACTCCTAAAGGAAAGGATACCATCATTCAGCTACAGCAACTGACTCAGCTGTTTGAGCCCGTTTTAGCAAATTTAACCCAGGCTGAGCAGCAAACCACCTGGCAGGTACTTATTCAATTAATTGCTCGCTTTCAAGCACAAGGGATGATCCCTACCCGAATGTGTATGACCTGCCAGCACTTTGAAAAAAATAAACAAGGCGCTTACTGCCATCTATTAAAAAGCCCCTTAGCAATTAAAGACTTAAGGATCGACTGTCCTGAACATGAATTAATAAAATAAAAACCCTTCGCATTGAGTACAGCTCTATAACCAATGCGAAGGGTTTTTAGATGAGGAGCGACGATAACAAAACTTAAAAATGATTCGCGACGGGTATATACCAAAACTATAGACTTGCTAATTTTTCTTTTACAGCATTAAGGATTGCATTGATTGTATTATTCTGCTTTTGTAATTGTTGATATTGGTCTTGATAAATTGCCTGTAAATCTTCAGACGTTAAATACGTTGGGTGATGTACTTCTGCAATTGTTGCATAATGAAATTCTTTCCCATCCTTACTTACATTTAATTGATAAAGATATAGTGAGTGGTGTTAAGAGATGATGTTGATTGATAGCGTAGGACTTTTAGCACTAACACTAAAAGTCCTTTACGAAAGGCATACTTGAATAGTATCTAGACAAGAAAATTAGTCGATATTAGTCTTGTGATGCATTTAATTGGTTAGCATAAGCTTCAAAGTTATATTCTCTTCCTAAGAAATCTTGAACCAACCTTGCTGCTGGCTTAGCGCCACCTTGACTTAGTACTTTTTCTCTATACTCTGCCGCCACTTGCG
It encodes:
- a CDS encoding redoxin domain-containing protein; the protein is MTHYRKAPELIVDQWLNTQHPLSLAKLKGKVVVVFAFQMLCPGCVEHSLPQAKRVRETFTTEDVEVIGLHTVFEHHEAMGKESLKAFLHEYRIKFPVAIDQPGIPSPIPQTMATYQMQGTPTLLLIDRDGNLRRQFFGQAPDMPLGAEIMALVKQETSTIVGNSTTTDHPTVCTPEGCR
- a CDS encoding MarR family winged helix-turn-helix transcriptional regulator, which gives rise to MNNAFDPHEQAADLNAKIIAGLERLSTVFRAVIQQQAKANQLTPLQTQLLLFIASHREHLCTVTRLAEEFVVTKATVSDSIRVLVEKGYLAKQAKADPRTFSLMVTPKGKDTIIQLQQLTQLFEPVLANLTQAEQQTTWQVLIQLIARFQAQGMIPTRMCMTCQHFEKNKQGAYCHLLKSPLAIKDLRIDCPEHELIK